From one Physeter macrocephalus isolate SW-GA chromosome 18, ASM283717v5, whole genome shotgun sequence genomic stretch:
- the LOC129391487 gene encoding N-acetyllactosaminide beta-1,6-N-acetylglucosaminyl-transferase-like, translating into MPSLMRYLFIVSVSCVIIFIVFYVFNFGGEQGFQRLNNSDTLMLSQVCISFINGKTPFLWRNKLMIYETSSCKEYLTQSHYITAPLSKEEAEFPLAYIMVIHHNFDTFVRLFRAIYMPQNIYCVHVDEKATVEFKDAVEQLLSCFPNAFLASKMEPVVYGGISRLQADLNCIKDLAGSEVPWKYAINTCGQDFPLKTNREIVQYLKGFRGKNITPGVLPPAHAIGRTKYVHREHLGKELSYVIRTTALKPPPPHNLTIYFGSAYVALSREFTNFVLHDPRALDLLQWSKDTFSPDEHFWVTLNRIPEISPCNFNVQNYGGGGVWQYFV; encoded by the coding sequence ATGCCTTCATTGATGCGTTAcctctttatagtttctgtcTCTTGTGTCATCATTTTTATCGTGTTCTATGTGTTCAATTTTGGGGGCGAGCAAGGCTTCCAGAGGCTAAATAACTCGGACACTTTGATGCTGAGTCAAGTTTGCATATCCTTTATCAATGGCAAAACACCTTTCCTCTGGAGAAACAAACTCATGATCTATGAGACGTCTTCCTGCAAGGAATACCTGACTCAAAGCCACTACATCACGGCGCCGTTATCTAAAGAAGAAGCTGAATTTCCTTTGGCGTATATCATGGTCATCCATCACAATTTCGACACCTTTGTAAGGCTCTTCAGAGCCATTTACATGCCTCAGAATATCTACTGTGTTCACGTGGATGAGAAAGCGACAGTTGAATTTAAAGATGCAGTGGAGCAATTACTGAGCTGCTTCCCAAATGCTTTTCTGGCTTCCAAGATGGAACCCGTGGTCTACGGTGGGATTTCCAGGCTCCAGGCTGACCTGAACTGCATCAAAGATCTTGCAGGCTCTGAGGTTCCGTGGAAGTACGCCATCAACACCTGTGGGCAAGATTTCCCCCTGAAAACCAACAGGGAGATCGTTCAGTATCTGAAAGGATTTAGAGGGAAAAACATCACCCCAGGGGTGCTGCCTCCAGCTCACGCAATTGGACGGACTAAATATGTCCACCGAGAGCACCTGGGCAAAGAGCTTTCCTATGTGATAAGAACCACAGCCCTGAAACCGCCTCCTCCCCACAATCTCACCATTTACTTTGGTTCTGCCTATGTTGCCCTGTCAAGAGAGTTTACCAACTTTGTTCTCCATGACCCACGGGCTCTTGACTTGCTTCAGTGGTCCAAAGACACCTTCAGTCCGGATGAACATTTCTGGGTGACGCTCAACAGGATTCCAG